The proteins below come from a single Podarcis muralis chromosome 8, rPodMur119.hap1.1, whole genome shotgun sequence genomic window:
- the PSCA gene encoding prostate stem cell antigen: MKALLIFVVAGSFFMQPTGSLKCYTCNTQVNNNNCKGQQNCDGIGQVCKTDVIGVVGLFNVISKECTASCDPYFSDFKVGRRNVSCCATDLCNVNGASDFKMGYVQVALALLASLACILLRSRL; the protein is encoded by the exons ATGAAGGCCCTTCTGATCTTTGTGGTGGCTGGAAGCTTCTTCATGCAGCCGA CTGGTTCACTGAAGTGTTACACCTGCAACACCCAGGTCAACAACAATAACTGCAAAGGACAGCAAAACTGTGATGGAATTGGACAAGTATGCAAAACAGATGTCATTG GTGTCGTGGGACTTTTCAACGTCATCTCGAAAGAATGTACCGCGTCCTGTGATCCATACTTCAGCGACTTCAAGGTGGGAAGAAGGAATGTCTCCTGCTGCGCCACCGACCTCTGCAACGTCAACGGAGCCTCCGACTTCAAGATGGGTTACGTCCAAGTGGCCTTGGCTCTTTTGGCCAGCCTTGCCTGCATCCTTCTCAGAAGCAGGCTCTGA